TGGCATCAGCAAAGCTTGTTGCCCCACCTAAAAAATCATAGATTATTTCTGCCCCGTTCCAGCCGGTAGCATAATAATTTGCCCCTGCACCAGTAAACATCCTTGCAAAGTTGTAAACAGTTGCAGTAGGGTTTGCAACCTCCTTATTTTCAACCCACCCATCAGAAAAACATGCATGCAGCAATATTACAGGAATGTTCTTTTTAAATGGCGCTTTAAATGTTTTATGTCCTAATCCAGTGCTCATTTGATTCCCCACACCCCATACAAAACCGTCAGATCCAATAAGCGCAAATGGAGGGCTTGCAGTTCCGCCATTTTGATCATAATTTCCAGATTCATAGCCGCCGTGTCCTTCATAGATCACAGCATCCGCTTTGTACATTCCTTTTATAATGTTTTTAGTGGTTGCATTCTTACCATAAAGCCATAAAACATAGTATCCTTTACTTTTTAAAGCTTTGACAATTTGTGAAGCTTCATCATAATTATTTGCATCAGATACAACAAGAATATGCGCCTCAGCAGCAGGTAAAAAAACAAAAATACATATCACTGTAGCTAAAGCCACTTTCAATAAATTTTTTGAAACTCCATGCAATTTTATGTCTCCAATATAAAAAAATTTAATTTTATACCATTCACCACATTTTTCCAGAGGTGGTACATGACTGGTAAAATGAAGTTGCATATAATTTATTTCATTGTAATACTATAAAATATTTATTTAATAAGGCCCATGTCTCAAAAGTTGTGCAAATATTATATTATTTTTCATAGTAGGTGAACTACATGTTTTAAGATAATTTGCATATCAATCAAAATTACAATTTAAGATGAATTATATTCATGCACTTATCAGACATGAACGTTTAATAAAATTAGTTAGAATGCTTAAAAAGATAGTTAAGTTAATTAATTGGATTAATTTTGTAATTGGGATACTAAGTTCAAAAATTAAAAATAAGGATTTTTAAGGCCTATGATTTATGGTAATCATTCAATGATTTTACTCCAATTTCATCGCCTTTAACCTTTTCAATTGCAGTAAGTGCTGCACGAGCTCCTGCAAGTGTTGTAACATAGGGTATTCCAAGTTCAATTGCCATTCTCCTTATGAAATAGCCGTCATCTGCAGACTGTTTACCTGAAGGCGTATTTATTATAAGATCTATTTCATCATTTACCATTGCTTCTTTTATATTTGGAGAACCTTGACTGATTTTTTTAATTCTTCCAATTTTTACATGGTCTTCGACTGCTTTTGCAGTTCCCCTTGTTGCTACAAGATCAAATCCTAGCTCTTCTGCTTTTTGAACTATATCAAGGATTTTAGTTTTATCGGCATCTTTTACACTTATAAATAATTTACCTTCAGTTGGAAGCTCCATACCCGCTGAAAGCTGAGATTTATAGTAAGAAACACCGAAGTTCTCATCAATTCCCATGCTTTCCCCGGTTGACTTCATCTCAGGGCCGAGTATTGCATCGGATTCTGGAAGTTTGATAAATGGAAATACTGACTCTTTAACAGCCACATGGTCAATTTTAACCATATCTACAAGGCCCAAATCTTTTAATTTGGTGCCCATCATTAGTTTAGCCGCTACTTTTGCAATTGGCACTCCAACAGCTTTACTGACAAATGGAACAGTTCGGCTTGCACGTGGATTTGCCTCTAAAATGTAAACTTTAGGGTTTCCATCATCTTTTACTGCATACTGGATATTCATAAGCCCAACTACATCCAGTTCAAGTGCGAGTTTCCTTGTGTAATCTTTAATGGTTTCTATAACTTCAGCAGGAATAGTCTGTGGTGGTATAACACATGCTGAATCTCCTGAGTGTACTCCTGCCTCTTCTATGTGTTCCATTATTCCACCGATGAATACATCTTCGCCGTCACACAGGGCATCCACATCCACTTCAATAGCATCTTCAAGGAATTTATCCACAAGGATAGGATGTTCTGGCGAAATTTTTACAGCTTCTTTCATGTATTCTTCAAGTTCTGTGTTATCGTAAACTATTTCCATAGCTCGCCCACCCAGTACATATGACGGACGGACCAGTACAGGGAATCCTATTCTCTCTGCAGCAGTTTTAGCATCTTCAAAGGAATGAGCAATACCAAAATCTGCCTGAGGAATTCCAAGGCGATCTAAAACTTTTGTAAATTGTTCACGGTCCTCTACACGGTCTATACTCTCATGAGGAGTACCTAATATCTTTACTCCTTCCTCTGCAAGAGGCACAGCTAAATTTATTGATGTTTGACCACCAAACTGTACAACCACACCATATGGCTTTTCTTTATTGACTATGTTCATGACATCTTCCAGAGTCAATGGTTCAAAATAAAGCTTATTGGAGATATCATAATCAGTACTAACAGTTTCAGGATTGTTATTTATAACTATAGTTTCTATTCCTTCTTCTTTAAGTGCCATTGCACCATGTACACAACAATAATCAAATTCTATACCTTGCCCAATCCGTATAGGTCCGGCACCGAGTATAATAACTTTTTTATTATCAGAAACTTCCACTTCATCAAACTGTTCATATGTGCCATAGTAATAAGGAGTTTTTGCCTCAAATTCAGCAGCACATGTGTCAACCATCTTATAGGTTGGAATGATTCCATTCTCTTCCCTTAAAGCCCTTACCTGTTTTTCAGGCATTCCTGTAATTTGAGAAAGTTTTTTATCTGAAAAACCCATTCTTTTTGCTTTTTTCAGTAAAAATGGATCAGAAATAGTGTCTTTGTTTAATTCTTTTTCAAAATTAATGATATTTAATATTTTATAAAGGAAAAATCCGTCAATTTTAGTGATCTTCTTTATCTCTTCAATGCTTACGCCGGATTTAAGAGCCGTATACACCTGAAATATCCGCTTATCAGTAGCATTTTCAAGTAATTCCTCATTGAATTCCACATCGTCAAATCCATATCGCCCAATATCAAGAGATCTTATGGCTTTATGGAGAGACTCTTCAATTGTTCGCCCTATTGCCATAACTTCCCCAGTAGACTTCATCTGGATTCCAATCTGCCTGTTTATACCTTTGAATTTATCAAAGGGCCATCTGGGTATTTTAGCAACAACATAATCAATAGAAGGTTCAAAAGAAGCAGGTGTTTCTTTAGTAATATCGTTTCTGATTTCATCAAGGGTCATTCCAATGGCGATTTTAGAAGATATTTTAGCTATTGGATATCCGGTTGCCTTGGAAGCTAATGCACTGCTTCTACTTACCCGTGGATTCACTTCAATTACTTTATATTCACCAGTTACAGGATGCACTGCAAACTGTATGTTACATCCTCCCTGAATTTTTAATGCCCTTATTATTTTAATAGAAGCATTTCTAAGTCTCTGGTTATCATCATCACTTAAAGTCTGAGAAGGAGCAACAACGATACTCTCTCCAGTGTGTATTCCCATTTGGTCAATATTCTCCATGTTACACACAATTATGCACGTGTCATTTTTATCACGCATAACCTCATATTCAAACTCTTTCCAGCCCATTACAGATTGATCAATAAGTACCTGACCAATATAACTCATGTCAAGCCCACGGGATGCAACCTCCATTAATTCTTCTTCATTATGGGCCACTCCCCCACCAGTACCTCCAAGAGTAAATGCAGGCCGGACAATAACAGGGTATCCAATCTCTTCAACTGCTTTTAATGCACCTTCCAGTGTGTCTACAGCGTGGGCTTTTGGTACCGGTTCATTGAGCCTCTTCATAAATTCATCGAAAAGTTCACGATCTTCTACATTTCGTATAGTTTCTACTGATGAACCTATTACCTTAACACCTTTAAGAGCACCTATTTCCTCAAGTCCAGTTGCGACATTTAAACCCGTCTGTCCCCCCATTGTTGGTAAAATTGCATCTGGTTTTTCTTTTTCTATGATTTTTGCAACGATTTCTGGAGTTAATGGCTCGACATACACTCTATCTGCCATATCTACATCCGTTTGAATTGTTGCAGGATTACTATTTACAAGTACAGTTTCAATTCCCTCTGCCCGGAGGGATTCACACGCTTGAGAACCAGAGTAATCAAATTCGGCTGCTTGACCTATTTGAATTGGCCCTGATCCAATGATAAGAACTTTTTTTATGTCATGATCCTTCGGCATCTTTATCCCCGTTATTTTGTAACTTATTATTTTTGTGAGTTTAAATCCATTGAACTATGTTTTTATCTTTATTAAATATTTTTCAATCTGGCAGTCTTTTCTCTTTAAGTACTCCCAATGCTGATTTTATTAATATTCCTTTATTATCTTAAGGAACCTATCAAATGTATAATCTGTATCGTGAGGTCCAGGACCTGCTTCTGGATGGTACTGTACACTTGAAACTGGAAGTTCCTCATGTTCAATTCCTTCAGGTGTACCATCGTTCAAATTAACCTGAGTCATTTTAAGAGGAGTTTTTTCAATTGATTCTGGATCAATAGTAAATCCATGATTTTGAGAAGTTATAGAAACTTTATCAGTCCTCAGATCCATTATTGGCTGATTTATTCCCCTATGGCCAAACTTCATCTTGTATATCTTGGCCCCAAATGCAAGCCCTATTACCTGCTGTCCAAGACATATTCCAAAAACAGGAAGTCTTTCAGATAATTTCCTTACATTTTCTATAGCCTCCTTTACCCTTGTGGGGTCTCCAGGGCCGCTTGATATAAGTATTCCATCAGGGTCGTGATCAAGAACGTCTTTATAATTAGTTTTATACGGTAAAACAACTACACCAGTTTCTCTTTTGAGTAATGCATTTATACTGTTATTTTTTATTCCGCAGTCAACAATAGCTACCCTCCTTTTGAAATCTCCCCCATAAATTACAGGCTTGTCCACACAAACCTGATCTACAAGGTCTATTTCTTCTATATCTGGTTGATGCTTTGCAATATCCAGCAGTTCCTCATCAGATATGTCTTCAGTTGTAAGTGCTCCTTTCATGGTTCCGTGTTCTCTGATCTTTATTGTAAGTGCTCTTGTGTCAACTCCACTTATTCCTGGAATTTTATAGTCGCTTAAAAATTCTGAAAGGCTTTTTTGGGAGTGGCTGTGTGATGGATGCTTGCTTTCATCCCTCACTATGAACCCTTCTGCCTTTATTCCATTTGATTGGAACCATTCGTCAGATATTCCATAATTTCCCTGAAGAGGATAAGTATTCATTAATATTTGACCTTTATATGAGGGATCTGTAAGTGATTCTACATATCCTGTCATTCCTGTAGCAAAAACTACTTCCCCAGTTTTTGTAGTTTCAAAACCAAAACTTTCTCCTTTAAATATTGTTCCATCTTCCAAAGCTAATTTTGCTTCCCTTACCATTTAATCACCATATAATCGCGAGTTAGTTTAATAGCTTAAATTAATTTAATTAAAAAATTGAACTTTAATTTAGTAGTTATCTTTATCACATTTGATCTTTTACTATTATAGTTTTATGTAGTTTTCGAGAATTAGATATTGAAAAATTATTCGGCAGCCTTCAAAAATCAAAGATATTGACAGCTTGCAAACACTTGTATTTGCTGCCGTAGGAAACATAGCATACAAATAGGAAGTATTTGTTGCGTCATCTACGATTTGACAACATTCGCAAATTTAAAATTTTTGATGTTTGAGGAAGTGCGTTCCTCAACCGTAAAAAATCAAAGTCAGCAAAAATCTTTGATTTTTGTGGCGTCAAAATCAGAAATTTTGACAGCTTTCGAAAATTAGAGATTTTCGATAGATTTTCACATGCCCAAAAATTCAGGGAATTTTAGAAAAAGCAAAGCATGCAAACACGGAGTGTTTACTGCATCAAAATCAAAGATTTTGATTGCTTTTTCTAACTCCCAAAAACCTATGGGTTTTTGAGGATTTTTGAGGGATTTTTTTGGACGGCTTTCAAAAACCAAAGGTTTTTGATGTTTGAAAATCGAAAATTTTTTAAGATTTTCAACCGCGAAAACAAAGTTTTCGCATGACCGCAAAATTCTAAGAATTTTGCACGGCTTTTTTCATGATTACAGCATCTTCACCGTCCTCATAATAACCTTCACAGATTTTACTTTCTTTAAAACCTAATTTAGTGTAGAATTTTCTTGCTCCCCTATTTCCAACTCTAACTTCTAGTTTAATTTCTCTTACATTACATTTTTTGAAGATATCTACAGCATAGCTTACAAGTTCCGCACCTACACCTTTCCTTCTGTAATTTTTATCTACCGCAATTGAAATTATATGACCTTCATCTTCATATCTGATCCAAAATATAATATATCCCACAACAATATTATCTTGTTGGGCAACTAAAAATCCTGCCCCTAAATTATAAATATCTATAATAATACTTGCCGGATAAGGATCCTTAAATGATTCCATTTCAATTTCAAGGACTCTTTTAATATCTGGACGTTTAA
This Methanobacterium bryantii DNA region includes the following protein-coding sequences:
- the carB gene encoding carbamoyl-phosphate synthase large subunit; translated protein: MPKDHDIKKVLIIGSGPIQIGQAAEFDYSGSQACESLRAEGIETVLVNSNPATIQTDVDMADRVYVEPLTPEIVAKIIEKEKPDAILPTMGGQTGLNVATGLEEIGALKGVKVIGSSVETIRNVEDRELFDEFMKRLNEPVPKAHAVDTLEGALKAVEEIGYPVIVRPAFTLGGTGGGVAHNEEELMEVASRGLDMSYIGQVLIDQSVMGWKEFEYEVMRDKNDTCIIVCNMENIDQMGIHTGESIVVAPSQTLSDDDNQRLRNASIKIIRALKIQGGCNIQFAVHPVTGEYKVIEVNPRVSRSSALASKATGYPIAKISSKIAIGMTLDEIRNDITKETPASFEPSIDYVVAKIPRWPFDKFKGINRQIGIQMKSTGEVMAIGRTIEESLHKAIRSLDIGRYGFDDVEFNEELLENATDKRIFQVYTALKSGVSIEEIKKITKIDGFFLYKILNIINFEKELNKDTISDPFLLKKAKRMGFSDKKLSQITGMPEKQVRALREENGIIPTYKMVDTCAAEFEAKTPYYYGTYEQFDEVEVSDNKKVIILGAGPIRIGQGIEFDYCCVHGAMALKEEGIETIVINNNPETVSTDYDISNKLYFEPLTLEDVMNIVNKEKPYGVVVQFGGQTSINLAVPLAEEGVKILGTPHESIDRVEDREQFTKVLDRLGIPQADFGIAHSFEDAKTAAERIGFPVLVRPSYVLGGRAMEIVYDNTELEEYMKEAVKISPEHPILVDKFLEDAIEVDVDALCDGEDVFIGGIMEHIEEAGVHSGDSACVIPPQTIPAEVIETIKDYTRKLALELDVVGLMNIQYAVKDDGNPKVYILEANPRASRTVPFVSKAVGVPIAKVAAKLMMGTKLKDLGLVDMVKIDHVAVKESVFPFIKLPESDAILGPEMKSTGESMGIDENFGVSYYKSQLSAGMELPTEGKLFISVKDADKTKILDIVQKAEELGFDLVATRGTAKAVEDHVKIGRIKKISQGSPNIKEAMVNDEIDLIINTPSGKQSADDGYFIRRMAIELGIPYVTTLAGARAALTAIEKVKGDEIGVKSLNDYHKS
- the carA gene encoding glutamine-hydrolyzing carbamoyl-phosphate synthase small subunit; this encodes MVREAKLALEDGTIFKGESFGFETTKTGEVVFATGMTGYVESLTDPSYKGQILMNTYPLQGNYGISDEWFQSNGIKAEGFIVRDESKHPSHSHSQKSLSEFLSDYKIPGISGVDTRALTIKIREHGTMKGALTTEDISDEELLDIAKHQPDIEEIDLVDQVCVDKPVIYGGDFKRRVAIVDCGIKNNSINALLKRETGVVVLPYKTNYKDVLDHDPDGILISSGPGDPTRVKEAIENVRKLSERLPVFGICLGQQVIGLAFGAKIYKMKFGHRGINQPIMDLRTDKVSITSQNHGFTIDPESIEKTPLKMTQVNLNDGTPEGIEHEELPVSSVQYHPEAGPGPHDTDYTFDRFLKIIKEY
- the rimI gene encoding ribosomal protein S18-alanine N-acetyltransferase, which codes for MIIREFKRPDIKRVLEIEMESFKDPYPASIIIDIYNLGAGFLVAQQDNIVVGYIIFWIRYEDEGHIISIAVDKNYRRKGVGAELVSYAVDIFKKCNVREIKLEVRVGNRGARKFYTKLGFKESKICEGYYEDGEDAVIMKKAVQNS